The stretch of DNA AATCTGGGCGATATTCGATTGCGCGATTACCGTCACCATCTTGGCATTGTCATGCAGGACAACTTTTTGTTTGACGGCACGGTTGCGGACAACATCCGCTTCTCGAAACCCGGCGCCACGCGCGAGGACGTTGTCCACGTGAGCAGGATTGCGCACTGCGACGAGTTCATCGAAAAGTTCGAGAAGGGCTACGACACAATTGTCGGCGAACGCGGCGTACGGCTTTCCGGTGGACAACGCCAGCGCGTCGCGATTGCCCGCGCCATCCTCGCCGATCCGAGCATTCTGATTCTCGACGAAGCGACATCGAGCCTCGACAGCGAAAGCGAGGCACTGATTCAGGACGGGCTGCGCGCGTTGCGCAAGGGCCGCACGACATTTGTCATCGCGCACCGGCTTTCAACCATTCGCAGCGCGGACCAGATTCTCGTAATGGAGCACGGCGAAATCGTCGAGCGCGGCACGCACCGCGAACTCCTCGCGTTGGATGGGCGCTACAAACAGCTCCACGACAAGCAGTACGCAGTCGAACTCGACACCTACGTCAATCCGGGAGAGGAACTCGCGCGCGACGGCTCCGCCCGGTGACATCGCGCGGAAGGAGTGCGCATACTGGTTGATGTCATTGGAATGCCGGGTGGCTTCCGGGGAGGACTTGCCCATGCGGGATCGCGTACTTGGAACACGTCCAGCCTTCGGCATGGGCTGGTTAACGATGACGTGCCGGATGCTGCTTCTCGCCACGCTCTCATCTACGTTCGTAACGGCTGTCGCGGGCTACCCCGAGTATCACGACACGCGCCTGAATGATTTCGCGAACGTCGTGCGACCCGCCGACGCGGAGCAAATCCGTACCGCACTTACGGAGTTGCACGATAACACCGGCATCGAGGCCGTTGTCGTGACAGTCGATTCCATCCGCGATTACGGGACCAGTGATGCGACCATCGAATCGTTCGCCACAAATTTGTTCAACAGGTGGGGCATCGGTAACCGCGAGCGCAACGACGGCGCGATGCTGCTCGTCGCGGTAGAGGACCGAAAGGCGCGCATCGAGGTGGGGTCGCGTTACGGACTGACGTTAGATCCCGCCACGCGTGGCATCATTGATCACGTCATTTTGCCATTGTTCAAACAGGATGACTACAGCGGTGGAATCCTGCACGGGACACGCGCGCTGAGTACGGAACTGCAGGGCTGGAAGCCTCCGGCGGAGGCGGGAAGGTCGGCTGCGGAGACAGCACACGGAGGCACAGCGACGGCACGGGAAGCGCCCGGCAATGTCCGGTCACGCCCGCGGAACGCCGACGCATCAGAGTCCGTCGGGTGGAGCTTCTTGACAGCCGCAGCTATTGCTATTGCCTTGGTAGCGACGGTTATCGGGGCAGCGTTAGGGTTTCATCCATTTCGGCGCGGGTACAGCGAAGGCAATTATGACGGCGATGATGGTTACTGGTGGGGAGGATCGGGCGGTTCTGGCGGCGGGGGGAGCGGCGGGTTTGGCGGCGGGCGTTCCTCCGGCGGGGGTTCGAGCGGAGGTTGGTAACTGTCTGCAACGGAATGCGTTGGCCGACCGTACTGTACAAGACCTGCGTTCGGGCGTAGTCTATATTGAAGAAAGGTTGCCCTCCGGTCGTCGAATACCGGTCGGGGTTGGGAGGTCGTGCAATGAAAACGTATTCGTATGTTCTCGCCGCGGCGCTGGGTATCGCCATCGCCGTTGGGACGAAAAGTGTAGTCGCCGCGGGAGCGGACGGCTGGGACGCACTGGGCGCGGTCGTGAAGCTGCAGAATAAGGTCACGGCGCTGGAAGCGCGCGTCGCGGAACTGGAACGCGGCGGCCCGTTGGGCGATTCGCTGGCGTTACAGCACAAAGTGATTGAACTCGAGCGCAAACTCGATACGTTGGAAAGAGAATCCGGCGTTACGCGCGTTGTTGTCGACGAAATGCCGCGCGCGGACGTGCAGATTCCGATTCAGGTCCATTCGCAGGAAGAGATTCTACAAGTCTTCAAGCGCGGGATGTTCGTTCCCGCGAAATAACGCAATGGCGTCAGTCGACGAATGCGAATTCGTTGGCGCAGAGCAGTATCTGGCAGTATTCTTGCCACGCGCGGGTTTCGTCGTTCGGCGCGGCGGCGCGGGCGTGTTCCAGTACGCGGAGACCGATGGCCGTCTCCTCCTCCCGCGGTGGGCGGGCATAGAGAATCGGATACAGCGCTGCGATACGGGCCGCGTCGTCGGTAGCCTGCCACGTCAGAACGCGCCCGGCCATTGCGCGGGCCTGTTCCAGCACGAACGGATTGTTGATCAGAAACAGCGCCTGCGGCGCGACGGTCGATTCGGTGCGTTTGTCGATAATCGCAGTCGGGTCCGCCGCGTCGAACAGCATCGTGTACGAGGTACGGTCGCTGCGCACGGTGCGGAAGTAGACCGTGCGCCGCGGCGTCGCGATATCCGGGAAGGCCGTCCCCCCCACTGTCATGTCCAGCTTGCCGGAAACCGCCAGCATCGCATCGCGCAACGGCTCCGCTTCGAGCCTGCGGCGGTTCTGCCGGCCAAAGAATTTGTTGTCCGCGTCGGTCCCCGGCGCTGACGGCACGCACGACTGTTGATACGTGGATGACAGCATCATCATGCGGTGCATTGCCTTGATCGACCAGCCCGAACTCACGAACTCGGCGGCAAGATAGTCGAGCAACTCCGGGTGCGATGGCGCGATGCCGAGTTTGCCGAAGTTGCCGGGCGTACGCACGATGCCCTCGCCGAAGTGGTGCTGCCAGATGCGGTTCACCATCACGCGCGCGGTCAGCGGATTCTCCGCGCTGCCGACCCAGTCCGCGAGTTGCTTGCGGCCGCTTCCGGTAATCTGCGGCGCCGACGCGCCGGCGCGCACGAGCACGGCGGGGAAATCGCGCGGCACAACGTCTCCAAGCTGGGTGTAGCTTCCGCGCTTGTGGATGCGCGCGTCGCGGATGCCTTCGTGTTCGGTGTTTGGCGTACCGCCTTCCTGCGCGCCTTCCGTGTAATCGATCTCCGGTGCCGGTTGCGCGCGAAGGTCATCGAGTTCCTTGCGGACCGCGGCGAGTTTCTCGCGATCTTCGGCGAACTCCTGCGCG from Candidatus Hydrogenedentota bacterium encodes:
- a CDS encoding TPM domain-containing protein encodes the protein MRDRVLGTRPAFGMGWLTMTCRMLLLATLSSTFVTAVAGYPEYHDTRLNDFANVVRPADAEQIRTALTELHDNTGIEAVVVTVDSIRDYGTSDATIESFATNLFNRWGIGNRERNDGAMLLVAVEDRKARIEVGSRYGLTLDPATRGIIDHVILPLFKQDDYSGGILHGTRALSTELQGWKPPAEAGRSAAETAHGGTATAREAPGNVRSRPRNADASESVGWSFLTAAAIAIALVATVIGAALGFHPFRRGYSEGNYDGDDGYWWGGSGGSGGGGSGGFGGGRSSGGGSSGGW